Below is a window of Candidatus Zixiibacteriota bacterium DNA.
AAGGTTCGTAAAACCGCCCGCAAATACTGGCCTCGTGGTCAAAAACCGATCGAGACAATGATATGTGTTACTCTAACTTACTTTTACAAGTATGAAGCTCTCGACGTCGATAACATGATCAAGCCGGTCCAGGATGCGATGAAGGGGCTGGTCTATCTTGATGATTCCCAGGTCACCGATGTGTACAGCCGTAAACGCAAACTTAATTCCAGCTTCCGGCTGTTAA
It encodes the following:
- a CDS encoding RusA family crossover junction endodeoxyribonuclease, which encodes MDSFEFTIEGTPISHQAKSRRLLARWRAKVRKTARKYWPRGQKPIETMICVTLTYFYKYEALDVDNMIKPVQDAMKGLVYLDDSQVTDVYSRKRKLNSSFRLLNVSPGVARGLTSGREFLHVLVEDASMM